Proteins co-encoded in one Sebastes umbrosus isolate fSebUmb1 chromosome 20, fSebUmb1.pri, whole genome shotgun sequence genomic window:
- the eif3c gene encoding eukaryotic translation initiation factor 3 subunit C isoform X1: MSRFFATGSDSESEESSSADEITPKAPGGNFKQSLLLSDDEEDTKRVVRSAKDKRFEELTNLIKTIRNAMKIRDMAKCLEEFEQLCRAFLKSKTIVDKEGVPPFYIRLLADLEDYLNQLWEDKEGKKKMNKNNAKALSTLRQKIRKYNRDYETEVAAYKENPQESADEEEEKEAGDSGSSSDSEGEEGEDGVSAKAFLKKKPEPVPDASKFLKPAKGSGDESSSSDDDDDEDWGSDTVDSGSSSSDEGEGKSSSLATVFLKKTHEGSEKSEKKLGKKKKPKKKERLEEEAEEEGGEEVEGGWEKVKGGAPMVKEKPKMFAKGTEINVPVVVKKLNEILQARGKKGTDRAAQIELLHALANIANENNLGQGILVKIKFNIIASLYDYNPNLAAFMKPDMWKKCLDCIDELLDILFEHNDIFIGENIAEDSESLIISDQPFRVRGCILTLVERMDEEFTKIMQNTDPHSQEYVDNLKDEGHVCGIIDRLLDYMETKGSTEEVCRIYLRRIMHTYYKFDYKAHRRALGLQGETKSEQDQEESEGEDSAVIMDRLSKFIYSKDRTDRIRTCAILCHIYHHALHSRWYQARDLMLMSHLQDNIQHADPPVQILYNRTMVQLGICAFRQGMIKDAHNALLDIQSSGRAKELLGQGLLMRNMQERNAEQEKIEKRRQVPFHMHINLELLECVYLVSAMLLEIPYMAAHEFDARRRMISKQFHHQLRVGERQPLLGPPESMREHVVAASKAMKMGDWRTCHSFIINEKMNSKVWDLFPETQRVREMLVRKIQEESLRTYLFTYSSVYDSISMGTLSEMFELEIPTVHSIISKMIINEELMASLDQPTQTVVMHRTEPTSLQNMALQLAEKLGSLVENNERVFDLKQGVYGGYFNRDQKGGYQQNKSYNRDQKGGYQQNKSYNRDQKDKGGYQQNKSYNRDQRGGYQGNRGGYNRGGYRNQNYQSNYQGGYQGGYQGGYQGGYQGGYQGNYQGNYQGNYQSNY; this comes from the exons ATGTCGCGTTTCTTTGCCACCGGGTCTGACAGCGAGTCAGAGGAGTCCTCATCGGCCGATGAGATTACCCCTAAAGCACCCGGAGGAAATTTCAAGCA GTCGCTGCTTCTcagtgatgatgaggaggacaCTAAGAGAGTGGTGCGCAGCGCCAAAGACAAGAG GTTTGAGGAGTTGACCAACCTCATCAAGACTATCCGAAATGCTATGAAGATTCGTGACATGGCGAAATGTCTGGAGGAATTTGAGCAATTATGTCGAGCCTTCCTCAAAAGCAAGACTATAGTGGACAAAGAGGGGGTTCCCCCTTTCTACATCCGTCTTCTGGCCGACCTGGAGGACTACCTGAATCAG CTGTGGGAGGACAAAGAGGGCAAGAAGAAGATGAACAAAAACAACGCAAAAGCCCTCAGTACACTGCGTCAGAAGATCCGCAAGTACAACAGAGATTACGAAACAGAAGTAGCTGCATACAAGGAG aACCCACAGGAGTCTGccgatgaagaggaggagaaggaggcagGGGACTCTG GCTCATCTTCTGATAGCGAGGGAGAGGAAGGCGAAGATGGAGTATCAGCCAAGGCCTTCTTGAAGAAAAAGCCTGAGCCCGTCCCAGACGCCAGCAAGTTCCTCAAGCCTGCTAAAGGATCCGGG GATGAGTCCTCTTCTAGtgacgatgatgacgatgaaGACTGGGGCTCAGACACTGTAGACAGTGGCAGCTCGAGCTCGGATGAAGGGGAGGGAAAGAGCTCTTCCCTCGCTACGGTCTTCCTCAAGAA GACCCATGAGGGCAGCGAGAAGTCCGAAAAGAAGCtcgggaagaagaagaagcccaaGAAGAAAGAGCGGCTAGAGGAGGAagctgaggaggagggaggagaagaggtggagggaggCTGGGAGAAAGTGAAGGGAGGCGCCCCTATGGTCAAG GAAAAACCCAAGATGTTTGCCAAAGGCACAGAGATCAACGTACCAGTGGTGGTGAAGAAGCTGAATGAGATCCTGCAAGCAAGAGGCAAAAAGGGCACCGACAG GGCTGCACAGATTGAGCTGCTCCATGCTCTGGCGAACATTGCTAATGAGAATAACTTGGGCCAAGGCATCCTGGTCAAGATCAAGTTCAACATCATTGCCTCCCTGTACGACTACAACCCCAACCTGGCAGCCTTCATGAAG CCCGATATGTGGAAGAAGTGCCTGGACTGTATAGATGAGCTGCTGGACATCCTCTTTGAACACAACGACATCTTCATCGGGGAGAACATCGCAGAGGACAGTGAGAGTCTGATCATCTCAGACCAG ccaTTCAGGGTGCGTGGGTGCATCTTAACGCTGGTAGAGAGGATGGATGAAGAGTTTACCAAGATCATGCAGAACACCGATCCCCACTCTCAAG AATATGTTGACAACCTGAAAGATGAGGGACACGTTTGTGGAATCATCGACCGGCTGCTCGACTACATGGAGACCAAGGGCAGCACAGAGGAGGTTTGCCGCATCTACCTACGCAGAATCATGCACACCTACTACAAGTTTGACTACAAGGCTCACCGACGCGCCCTCGGCCTTCAGGGAGAGACCAAG TCCGAGCAGGACCAGGAGGAGAGCGAGGGCGAAGACAGCGCTGTGATCATGGACCGTCTCAGCAAGTTCATCTACTCCAAGGATCGCACCGACCGCATCCGTACCTGCGCCATCCTCTGCCACATCTACCACCACGCTCTGCATTCACGTTGGTACCAGGCCCGCGACCTGATGCTGATGAGCCACCTGCAGGACAACATCCAGCACGCTGACCCGCCCGTACAG ATCCTGTACAACAGAACCATGGTTCAACTTGGCATTTGCGCATTTAGGCAGGGCATGATTAAAGATGCCCACAACGCCCTGTTGGACATCCAGTCCTCTGGCCGCGCCAAGGAGCTCCTGGGTCAGGGTTTGCTCATGAGGAACATGCAGGAGAGGAACGCAGAGCAGGAGAAGATCGAAAAGAGAAGACAA GTGCCATTCCACATGCACATCAACCTTGAGCTGCTGGAGTGCGTGTACCTGGTGTCAGCCATGCTGCTGGAGATCCCCTACATGGCCGCCCACGAGTTTGATGCCCGCCGCAGGATGATCAGCAAGCAGTTCCACCACCAGCTCCGAGTGGGAGAGAGACAGCCGCTGCTGG GACCCCCAGAGAGCATGAGGGAGCACGTGGTGGCAGCCAGCAAGGCCATGAAGATGGGAGACTGGCGTACGTGCCACTCATTCATCATCAACGAGAAGATGAACAGCAAAGTCTGGGACCTGTTTCCTGAGACGCAGCGAGTACGCGAGATGCTTGTCAG GAAGATCCAAGAGGAGTCACTGAGGACTTATCTGTTCACATACAGCAGTGTGTACGACTCCATCAG CATGGGGACCCTATCTGAGATGTTTGAGTTGGAGATACCCACAGTTCACAGCATCATCAGCAAGATGATCATCAACGAGGAGCTGATG GCGTCACTCGACCAGCCCACACAGACCGTGGTGATGCACCGCACAGAGCCCACCTCCCTGCAGAACATGGCCCTGCAGCTGGCTGAGAAACTGGGCAGCCTGGTGGAGAATAACGAGCGCGTCTTCGACCTCAAGCAGGGCGTCTATGGAGGCTACTTCAACAGAG ATCAGAAAGGTGGCTACCAGCAAAACAAATCTTACAACCGAG ATCAGAAAGGTGGATACCAACAGAACAAATCTTACAACAGAG ATCAGAAAGACAAAGGTGGATaccaacaaaacaaatcttACAACAGAG ATCAGCGAGGTGGTTACCAGGGGAACAGGGGAGGCTACAATCGAGGCGGATACAGAAATCAAAACTACCAAAGCAACTACCAAGGCGGCTATCAAGGCGGCTATCAAGGTGGCTATCAAGGCGGCTATCAAGGCGGCTATCAAGGCAACTATCAAGGCAACTACCAAGGCAATTATCAAAGCAACTACTGA
- the eif3c gene encoding eukaryotic translation initiation factor 3 subunit C isoform X2, whose amino-acid sequence MSRFFATGSDSESEESSSADEITPKAPGGNFKQSLLLSDDEEDTKRVVRSAKDKRFEELTNLIKTIRNAMKIRDMAKCLEEFEQLCRAFLKSKTIVDKEGVPPFYIRLLADLEDYLNQLWEDKEGKKKMNKNNAKALSTLRQKIRKYNRDYETEVAAYKENPQESADEEEEKEAGDSGSSSDSEGEEGEDGVSAKAFLKKKPEPVPDASKFLKPAKGSGDESSSSDDDDDEDWGSDTVDSGSSSSDEGEGKSSSLATVFLKKTHEGSEKSEKKLGKKKKPKKKERLEEEAEEEGGEEVEGGWEKVKGGAPMVKEKPKMFAKGTEINVPVVVKKLNEILQARGKKGTDRAAQIELLHALANIANENNLGQGILVKIKFNIIASLYDYNPNLAAFMKPDMWKKCLDCIDELLDILFEHNDIFIGENIAEDSESLIISDQPFRVRGCILTLVERMDEEFTKIMQNTDPHSQEYVDNLKDEGHVCGIIDRLLDYMETKGSTEEVCRIYLRRIMHTYYKFDYKAHRRALGLQGETKSEQDQEESEGEDSAVIMDRLSKFIYSKDRTDRIRTCAILCHIYHHALHSRWYQARDLMLMSHLQDNIQHADPPVQILYNRTMVQLGICAFRQGMIKDAHNALLDIQSSGRAKELLGQGLLMRNMQERNAEQEKIEKRRQVPFHMHINLELLECVYLVSAMLLEIPYMAAHEFDARRRMISKQFHHQLRVGERQPLLGPPESMREHVVAASKAMKMGDWRTCHSFIINEKMNSKVWDLFPETQRVREMLVRKIQEESLRTYLFTYSSVYDSISMGTLSEMFELEIPTVHSIISKMIINEELMASLDQPTQTVVMHRTEPTSLQNMALQLAEKLGSLVENNERVFDLKQGVYGGYFNRDQKGGYQQNKSYNRDQKDKGGYQQNKSYNRDQRGGYQGNRGGYNRGGYRNQNYQSNYQGGYQGGYQGGYQGGYQGGYQGNYQGNYQGNYQSNY is encoded by the exons ATGTCGCGTTTCTTTGCCACCGGGTCTGACAGCGAGTCAGAGGAGTCCTCATCGGCCGATGAGATTACCCCTAAAGCACCCGGAGGAAATTTCAAGCA GTCGCTGCTTCTcagtgatgatgaggaggacaCTAAGAGAGTGGTGCGCAGCGCCAAAGACAAGAG GTTTGAGGAGTTGACCAACCTCATCAAGACTATCCGAAATGCTATGAAGATTCGTGACATGGCGAAATGTCTGGAGGAATTTGAGCAATTATGTCGAGCCTTCCTCAAAAGCAAGACTATAGTGGACAAAGAGGGGGTTCCCCCTTTCTACATCCGTCTTCTGGCCGACCTGGAGGACTACCTGAATCAG CTGTGGGAGGACAAAGAGGGCAAGAAGAAGATGAACAAAAACAACGCAAAAGCCCTCAGTACACTGCGTCAGAAGATCCGCAAGTACAACAGAGATTACGAAACAGAAGTAGCTGCATACAAGGAG aACCCACAGGAGTCTGccgatgaagaggaggagaaggaggcagGGGACTCTG GCTCATCTTCTGATAGCGAGGGAGAGGAAGGCGAAGATGGAGTATCAGCCAAGGCCTTCTTGAAGAAAAAGCCTGAGCCCGTCCCAGACGCCAGCAAGTTCCTCAAGCCTGCTAAAGGATCCGGG GATGAGTCCTCTTCTAGtgacgatgatgacgatgaaGACTGGGGCTCAGACACTGTAGACAGTGGCAGCTCGAGCTCGGATGAAGGGGAGGGAAAGAGCTCTTCCCTCGCTACGGTCTTCCTCAAGAA GACCCATGAGGGCAGCGAGAAGTCCGAAAAGAAGCtcgggaagaagaagaagcccaaGAAGAAAGAGCGGCTAGAGGAGGAagctgaggaggagggaggagaagaggtggagggaggCTGGGAGAAAGTGAAGGGAGGCGCCCCTATGGTCAAG GAAAAACCCAAGATGTTTGCCAAAGGCACAGAGATCAACGTACCAGTGGTGGTGAAGAAGCTGAATGAGATCCTGCAAGCAAGAGGCAAAAAGGGCACCGACAG GGCTGCACAGATTGAGCTGCTCCATGCTCTGGCGAACATTGCTAATGAGAATAACTTGGGCCAAGGCATCCTGGTCAAGATCAAGTTCAACATCATTGCCTCCCTGTACGACTACAACCCCAACCTGGCAGCCTTCATGAAG CCCGATATGTGGAAGAAGTGCCTGGACTGTATAGATGAGCTGCTGGACATCCTCTTTGAACACAACGACATCTTCATCGGGGAGAACATCGCAGAGGACAGTGAGAGTCTGATCATCTCAGACCAG ccaTTCAGGGTGCGTGGGTGCATCTTAACGCTGGTAGAGAGGATGGATGAAGAGTTTACCAAGATCATGCAGAACACCGATCCCCACTCTCAAG AATATGTTGACAACCTGAAAGATGAGGGACACGTTTGTGGAATCATCGACCGGCTGCTCGACTACATGGAGACCAAGGGCAGCACAGAGGAGGTTTGCCGCATCTACCTACGCAGAATCATGCACACCTACTACAAGTTTGACTACAAGGCTCACCGACGCGCCCTCGGCCTTCAGGGAGAGACCAAG TCCGAGCAGGACCAGGAGGAGAGCGAGGGCGAAGACAGCGCTGTGATCATGGACCGTCTCAGCAAGTTCATCTACTCCAAGGATCGCACCGACCGCATCCGTACCTGCGCCATCCTCTGCCACATCTACCACCACGCTCTGCATTCACGTTGGTACCAGGCCCGCGACCTGATGCTGATGAGCCACCTGCAGGACAACATCCAGCACGCTGACCCGCCCGTACAG ATCCTGTACAACAGAACCATGGTTCAACTTGGCATTTGCGCATTTAGGCAGGGCATGATTAAAGATGCCCACAACGCCCTGTTGGACATCCAGTCCTCTGGCCGCGCCAAGGAGCTCCTGGGTCAGGGTTTGCTCATGAGGAACATGCAGGAGAGGAACGCAGAGCAGGAGAAGATCGAAAAGAGAAGACAA GTGCCATTCCACATGCACATCAACCTTGAGCTGCTGGAGTGCGTGTACCTGGTGTCAGCCATGCTGCTGGAGATCCCCTACATGGCCGCCCACGAGTTTGATGCCCGCCGCAGGATGATCAGCAAGCAGTTCCACCACCAGCTCCGAGTGGGAGAGAGACAGCCGCTGCTGG GACCCCCAGAGAGCATGAGGGAGCACGTGGTGGCAGCCAGCAAGGCCATGAAGATGGGAGACTGGCGTACGTGCCACTCATTCATCATCAACGAGAAGATGAACAGCAAAGTCTGGGACCTGTTTCCTGAGACGCAGCGAGTACGCGAGATGCTTGTCAG GAAGATCCAAGAGGAGTCACTGAGGACTTATCTGTTCACATACAGCAGTGTGTACGACTCCATCAG CATGGGGACCCTATCTGAGATGTTTGAGTTGGAGATACCCACAGTTCACAGCATCATCAGCAAGATGATCATCAACGAGGAGCTGATG GCGTCACTCGACCAGCCCACACAGACCGTGGTGATGCACCGCACAGAGCCCACCTCCCTGCAGAACATGGCCCTGCAGCTGGCTGAGAAACTGGGCAGCCTGGTGGAGAATAACGAGCGCGTCTTCGACCTCAAGCAGGGCGTCTATGGAGGCTACTTCAACAGAG ATCAGAAAGGTGGCTACCAGCAAAACAAATCTTACAACCGAG ATCAGAAAGACAAAGGTGGATaccaacaaaacaaatcttACAACAGAG ATCAGCGAGGTGGTTACCAGGGGAACAGGGGAGGCTACAATCGAGGCGGATACAGAAATCAAAACTACCAAAGCAACTACCAAGGCGGCTATCAAGGCGGCTATCAAGGTGGCTATCAAGGCGGCTATCAAGGCGGCTATCAAGGCAACTATCAAGGCAACTACCAAGGCAATTATCAAAGCAACTACTGA
- the eif3c gene encoding eukaryotic translation initiation factor 3 subunit C isoform X3: MSRFFATGSDSESEESSSADEITPKAPGGNFKQSLLLSDDEEDTKRVVRSAKDKRFEELTNLIKTIRNAMKIRDMAKCLEEFEQLCRAFLKSKTIVDKEGVPPFYIRLLADLEDYLNQLWEDKEGKKKMNKNNAKALSTLRQKIRKYNRDYETEVAAYKENPQESADEEEEKEAGDSGSSSDSEGEEGEDGVSAKAFLKKKPEPVPDASKFLKPAKGSGDESSSSDDDDDEDWGSDTVDSGSSSSDEGEGKSSSLATVFLKKTHEGSEKSEKKLGKKKKPKKKERLEEEAEEEGGEEVEGGWEKVKGGAPMVKEKPKMFAKGTEINVPVVVKKLNEILQARGKKGTDRAAQIELLHALANIANENNLGQGILVKIKFNIIASLYDYNPNLAAFMKPDMWKKCLDCIDELLDILFEHNDIFIGENIAEDSESLIISDQPFRVRGCILTLVERMDEEFTKIMQNTDPHSQEYVDNLKDEGHVCGIIDRLLDYMETKGSTEEVCRIYLRRIMHTYYKFDYKAHRRALGLQGETKSEQDQEESEGEDSAVIMDRLSKFIYSKDRTDRIRTCAILCHIYHHALHSRWYQARDLMLMSHLQDNIQHADPPVQILYNRTMVQLGICAFRQGMIKDAHNALLDIQSSGRAKELLGQGLLMRNMQERNAEQEKIEKRRQVPFHMHINLELLECVYLVSAMLLEIPYMAAHEFDARRRMISKQFHHQLRVGERQPLLGPPESMREHVVAASKAMKMGDWRTCHSFIINEKMNSKVWDLFPETQRVREMLVRKIQEESLRTYLFTYSSVYDSISMGTLSEMFELEIPTVHSIISKMIINEELMASLDQPTQTVVMHRTEPTSLQNMALQLAEKLGSLVENNERVFDLKQGVYGGYFNRDQKGGYQQNKSYNRDQKGGYQQNKSYNRDQRGGYQGNRGGYNRGGYRNQNYQSNYQGGYQGGYQGGYQGGYQGGYQGNYQGNYQGNYQSNY; the protein is encoded by the exons ATGTCGCGTTTCTTTGCCACCGGGTCTGACAGCGAGTCAGAGGAGTCCTCATCGGCCGATGAGATTACCCCTAAAGCACCCGGAGGAAATTTCAAGCA GTCGCTGCTTCTcagtgatgatgaggaggacaCTAAGAGAGTGGTGCGCAGCGCCAAAGACAAGAG GTTTGAGGAGTTGACCAACCTCATCAAGACTATCCGAAATGCTATGAAGATTCGTGACATGGCGAAATGTCTGGAGGAATTTGAGCAATTATGTCGAGCCTTCCTCAAAAGCAAGACTATAGTGGACAAAGAGGGGGTTCCCCCTTTCTACATCCGTCTTCTGGCCGACCTGGAGGACTACCTGAATCAG CTGTGGGAGGACAAAGAGGGCAAGAAGAAGATGAACAAAAACAACGCAAAAGCCCTCAGTACACTGCGTCAGAAGATCCGCAAGTACAACAGAGATTACGAAACAGAAGTAGCTGCATACAAGGAG aACCCACAGGAGTCTGccgatgaagaggaggagaaggaggcagGGGACTCTG GCTCATCTTCTGATAGCGAGGGAGAGGAAGGCGAAGATGGAGTATCAGCCAAGGCCTTCTTGAAGAAAAAGCCTGAGCCCGTCCCAGACGCCAGCAAGTTCCTCAAGCCTGCTAAAGGATCCGGG GATGAGTCCTCTTCTAGtgacgatgatgacgatgaaGACTGGGGCTCAGACACTGTAGACAGTGGCAGCTCGAGCTCGGATGAAGGGGAGGGAAAGAGCTCTTCCCTCGCTACGGTCTTCCTCAAGAA GACCCATGAGGGCAGCGAGAAGTCCGAAAAGAAGCtcgggaagaagaagaagcccaaGAAGAAAGAGCGGCTAGAGGAGGAagctgaggaggagggaggagaagaggtggagggaggCTGGGAGAAAGTGAAGGGAGGCGCCCCTATGGTCAAG GAAAAACCCAAGATGTTTGCCAAAGGCACAGAGATCAACGTACCAGTGGTGGTGAAGAAGCTGAATGAGATCCTGCAAGCAAGAGGCAAAAAGGGCACCGACAG GGCTGCACAGATTGAGCTGCTCCATGCTCTGGCGAACATTGCTAATGAGAATAACTTGGGCCAAGGCATCCTGGTCAAGATCAAGTTCAACATCATTGCCTCCCTGTACGACTACAACCCCAACCTGGCAGCCTTCATGAAG CCCGATATGTGGAAGAAGTGCCTGGACTGTATAGATGAGCTGCTGGACATCCTCTTTGAACACAACGACATCTTCATCGGGGAGAACATCGCAGAGGACAGTGAGAGTCTGATCATCTCAGACCAG ccaTTCAGGGTGCGTGGGTGCATCTTAACGCTGGTAGAGAGGATGGATGAAGAGTTTACCAAGATCATGCAGAACACCGATCCCCACTCTCAAG AATATGTTGACAACCTGAAAGATGAGGGACACGTTTGTGGAATCATCGACCGGCTGCTCGACTACATGGAGACCAAGGGCAGCACAGAGGAGGTTTGCCGCATCTACCTACGCAGAATCATGCACACCTACTACAAGTTTGACTACAAGGCTCACCGACGCGCCCTCGGCCTTCAGGGAGAGACCAAG TCCGAGCAGGACCAGGAGGAGAGCGAGGGCGAAGACAGCGCTGTGATCATGGACCGTCTCAGCAAGTTCATCTACTCCAAGGATCGCACCGACCGCATCCGTACCTGCGCCATCCTCTGCCACATCTACCACCACGCTCTGCATTCACGTTGGTACCAGGCCCGCGACCTGATGCTGATGAGCCACCTGCAGGACAACATCCAGCACGCTGACCCGCCCGTACAG ATCCTGTACAACAGAACCATGGTTCAACTTGGCATTTGCGCATTTAGGCAGGGCATGATTAAAGATGCCCACAACGCCCTGTTGGACATCCAGTCCTCTGGCCGCGCCAAGGAGCTCCTGGGTCAGGGTTTGCTCATGAGGAACATGCAGGAGAGGAACGCAGAGCAGGAGAAGATCGAAAAGAGAAGACAA GTGCCATTCCACATGCACATCAACCTTGAGCTGCTGGAGTGCGTGTACCTGGTGTCAGCCATGCTGCTGGAGATCCCCTACATGGCCGCCCACGAGTTTGATGCCCGCCGCAGGATGATCAGCAAGCAGTTCCACCACCAGCTCCGAGTGGGAGAGAGACAGCCGCTGCTGG GACCCCCAGAGAGCATGAGGGAGCACGTGGTGGCAGCCAGCAAGGCCATGAAGATGGGAGACTGGCGTACGTGCCACTCATTCATCATCAACGAGAAGATGAACAGCAAAGTCTGGGACCTGTTTCCTGAGACGCAGCGAGTACGCGAGATGCTTGTCAG GAAGATCCAAGAGGAGTCACTGAGGACTTATCTGTTCACATACAGCAGTGTGTACGACTCCATCAG CATGGGGACCCTATCTGAGATGTTTGAGTTGGAGATACCCACAGTTCACAGCATCATCAGCAAGATGATCATCAACGAGGAGCTGATG GCGTCACTCGACCAGCCCACACAGACCGTGGTGATGCACCGCACAGAGCCCACCTCCCTGCAGAACATGGCCCTGCAGCTGGCTGAGAAACTGGGCAGCCTGGTGGAGAATAACGAGCGCGTCTTCGACCTCAAGCAGGGCGTCTATGGAGGCTACTTCAACAGAG ATCAGAAAGGTGGCTACCAGCAAAACAAATCTTACAACCGAG ATCAGAAAGGTGGATACCAACAGAACAAATCTTACAACAGAG ATCAGCGAGGTGGTTACCAGGGGAACAGGGGAGGCTACAATCGAGGCGGATACAGAAATCAAAACTACCAAAGCAACTACCAAGGCGGCTATCAAGGCGGCTATCAAGGTGGCTATCAAGGCGGCTATCAAGGCGGCTATCAAGGCAACTATCAAGGCAACTACCAAGGCAATTATCAAAGCAACTACTGA